From the Deltaproteobacteria bacterium PRO3 genome, one window contains:
- a CDS encoding Asp-tRNA(Asn)/Glu-tRNA(Gln) amidotransferase subunit GatA yields the protein YILAPAEASSNLARYDGVRYGHRAAGVKDLFEMYVRSRSEGFGAEVKRRIRLGTYVLSAGYYDAYSLKAQKVRTLIRRDFEAAFQKVDVLVTPTSPSHAFKLGEKTDDPIQMYLSDIFTINVNLAGLPGMSLPCGQSASKLPIGMQLIAGSFQEEKLLHAGYAYEQATEWHKMRAPL from the coding sequence ATTATATTCTGGCCCCCGCCGAGGCCAGCAGCAACCTGGCGCGCTACGACGGCGTCCGCTACGGGCACCGCGCCGCGGGCGTAAAGGATCTCTTCGAGATGTACGTCCGCTCCCGCTCCGAGGGCTTCGGCGCCGAGGTCAAGCGGCGCATCAGGCTGGGCACCTACGTGCTCAGCGCGGGCTACTACGACGCCTATTCCTTGAAGGCGCAGAAGGTGCGCACGCTGATCCGCCGCGACTTCGAGGCGGCCTTCCAGAAGGTCGACGTCCTGGTGACGCCCACCTCCCCTTCCCACGCCTTCAAGCTGGGCGAGAAGACCGACGACCCGATCCAGATGTATTTGAGCGACATCTTCACGATCAACGTCAACCTGGCCGGTCTGCCCGGGATGAGCCTCCCCTGCGGCCAAAGCGCCTCCAAGCTCCCCATCGGCATGCAGCTGATCGCAGGCTCCTTCCAAGAAGAGAAGCTGCTCCACGCCGGCTACGCCTACGAGCAGGCGACCGAATGGCACAAGATGAGGGCGCCGCTATGA